The Deltaproteobacteria bacterium sequence GGTGATCGAAGTTGCTCGATCGGTGTGCGGTCGCAGCATTCCGATCCGCCTCGGAGCGAGGAGGGCGGGCGACCCGGCGGTGCTCATCGCCAGCTCCAGCCGGATCTCGCGCGACCTCGGGTGGCAGCCCCGTCTCCAGGATCTGCGAGAAATCGTGCGTTCCGCCTGGGACGCTCTCAAAGCGTAAGGCGGGGCGGTCGTCTGTTGGCATTTGACCGCCGTCAGGGGCAAGTTGCGGACGCGCGAGAATCCGGACGTCAGTCGCGGTGCCGCGTTCCGGCGGCGGGCTCGTGCCTGCCGCCGGTCGTTTCTTATTCGCTACGGGAACCCCCGCCCCTTGCCCCCCGTAGTCGACTGTATTATCGCCAAAGAACGACGATGACCACCGCAGCGCTAGTCGACGACCATCCCGTCTTCCGCCAGGGCCTCAAGCTCCTGTTCGAGCTGCACGGCGACCCGCGCGTGGTTGCCGAGACGTCGCTGCCGCATGAAGCGGTGGAGATGGTCCGCAAGTCGCGTCCCGACGTGGTGCTCCTCGACCTGGTTTTTCCCGACGGCGTCAGCGGCGTCTCCGTCGCTCACGAGCTGCTTCGCCGCAATCCGGCGGAGCGGATCCTCTTCGTCAGCATGGTCAAGGACGCGGCGCGTGTCGCGGACGCGCTCGAATCCGGAGCGCTCGGCTACGCGACGAAAGACCAGAGCGCCGAGGACCTCGTGGAGGCCGTCCGGACCGTCGCTGCGGGGCGATCGTATCTGGCGGCAACACTGGAGAGCGATCGCATTGAGGCGCAGCGCAAGGCCCTGAGGGAGAGCCCGCGTCTCGGGAACCTGGGGTCCCTCACGGCACGCGAGCGCCAGATCTTCGACATGACCGTCGCAGGACTCACCGCCGCGGCCATCGGGCAGAAGCTCTCGATCAGCCGCCGCACCGTCGAGACGCACCGGGCGCGCATCCTCTCCAAGCTCGGCGTCCACTCCGCCGCGGAGCTCGTCCGCATCGCCGCACGCGCCGGGATGCTGTAGCGCTACCGAGAAGCTTGAGAGTTGAGGACCTGGCGAATTGCTGTCTCCAACTCCTCCGGGAGACAAGGCTTGCCGAGGAACATCGTCGCTCCGGCTTCGCGTGCCTGGACGCGAACCCTCTCGCCCACGGCCGCAGAGAGCATGATCACCGGAATGTCCTTCGTCTTCGAGCTCGCTCGAAGGAGACGAAGGATTGTCATGCCGTCCATCGTCGGGAGAGAAACGTCGAGCACGA is a genomic window containing:
- a CDS encoding response regulator transcription factor — its product is MTTAALVDDHPVFRQGLKLLFELHGDPRVVAETSLPHEAVEMVRKSRPDVVLLDLVFPDGVSGVSVAHELLRRNPAERILFVSMVKDAARVADALESGALGYATKDQSAEDLVEAVRTVAAGRSYLAATLESDRIEAQRKALRESPRLGNLGSLTARERQIFDMTVAGLTAAAIGQKLSISRRTVETHRARILSKLGVHSAAELVRIAARAGML
- a CDS encoding response regulator, with amino-acid sequence MSGRLRVLIVDDYEDARELYAAYLRHVGYDVSTAAEGDAALRCALQETCDVVVLDVSLPTMDGMTILRLLRASSKTKDIPVIMLSAAVGERVRVQAREAGATMFLGKPCLPEELETAIRQVLNSQASR